One segment of Nostoc flagelliforme CCNUN1 DNA contains the following:
- a CDS encoding CAAD domain-containing protein yields the protein MPEQEFTETASKETTVAEINSQTGTITKLQPPAQSQDEWQKYGEQISSFLATLPEYLGSFFNQYKQPLITVGLIVGSIVGVKVLLAILDALNDIPLVAPTFELIGIGYSAWFVYRYLLKASTRKELTSEITTLKSQVVGEQIPEA from the coding sequence ATGCCAGAACAAGAATTTACCGAAACCGCATCCAAAGAGACTACAGTGGCAGAGATCAACAGCCAAACAGGAACCATCACCAAACTCCAGCCTCCCGCACAGTCTCAAGATGAATGGCAAAAATATGGTGAGCAAATTTCTAGCTTTTTAGCAACATTGCCAGAATATCTGGGAAGCTTCTTCAATCAATATAAGCAACCCCTGATCACTGTTGGTTTAATTGTGGGATCAATTGTTGGGGTTAAAGTACTCTTGGCAATATTAGATGCTTTGAATGATATCCCATTGGTAGCACCTACTTTTGAGTTGATCGGTATTGGTTACTCTGCCTGGTTTGTTTACCGCTATTTACTCAAAGCCTCAACCAGGAAAGAGTTAACTAGTGAAATCACCACTCTTAAATCACAAGTGGTTGGTGAACAAATTCCAGAAGCTTAA
- a CDS encoding sensor histidine kinase, translating into MSAEERSTDELPTIEFPSRGKLKASSWRIHQKIGYGYFVAIGIGFFGSLTGLVIANYYRGREVRQFNQAYEQGQLLSNYKDAVVGAQLHSSNLVAVLENSQQLQTKKADFLKNVEKAKQLESRIGGFIDSKPKRLAATSSTLQTLLLDYKTNLKAYVDKIEVVLQKIDSQQVQPQQISSARSQLLTIMRGQTAMRLDQLSQSLTNILQTAQEQEQERQKAVEQAKIVERLIVIVSMLVSVAIAAIVAWRTSRAIAEPVITVTQVAEQVARKHNFDLRAPVTTEDEIGLLAKSLNRLIERVSERTKELQQAKELAEAASKAKSVFLANVSHELRTPLNAVIGLSQLLEDDATDLGLSADFITDLETINAAGKHLLHLINEILDLSKIEAGKMTLYPETFEIATLIHNVVLTVKPAIEKNANVLEVHFDEQLGMMYADQTRMRQVLLNLLSNASKFTTNGKVTLTVNREKDEFRPEAPLGMITFTVTDTGIGMSQGQQQQLFKPFTQGDTSTTKKYGGTGLGLAISRHFCQMMGGEIIVKSQPGVGSTFTIRLPMTVQD; encoded by the coding sequence GTGTCAGCCGAAGAGCGATCGACAGACGAACTCCCGACCATAGAATTTCCCTCACGAGGGAAGCTCAAAGCCAGTTCTTGGCGCATCCATCAAAAAATTGGCTATGGGTACTTTGTAGCTATCGGAATTGGCTTTTTTGGCTCACTGACTGGGTTAGTGATCGCCAATTACTACCGGGGAAGGGAAGTCAGGCAATTCAATCAAGCATACGAACAAGGGCAACTACTGAGTAATTATAAAGATGCAGTAGTCGGGGCGCAGTTACATAGCTCTAACTTAGTTGCTGTATTGGAAAATTCACAACAGCTACAAACCAAAAAAGCCGATTTTCTGAAGAATGTTGAAAAAGCCAAGCAATTAGAGTCAAGAATTGGCGGATTTATTGACAGTAAACCTAAAAGACTAGCAGCAACAAGTTCGACTTTACAGACGTTATTGCTGGATTACAAGACAAATTTAAAAGCTTACGTTGACAAAATAGAGGTCGTCTTACAGAAAATTGACTCTCAACAAGTGCAGCCTCAGCAGATTTCCTCTGCCCGATCGCAGTTATTAACAATTATGCGTGGTCAAACAGCCATGCGGCTAGACCAGCTTTCTCAAAGCTTGACTAACATCCTGCAAACTGCCCAAGAACAAGAGCAAGAAAGGCAAAAAGCTGTTGAGCAGGCAAAAATAGTTGAGCGATTGATCGTGATCGTGAGTATGCTGGTTTCGGTAGCGATCGCAGCCATTGTAGCTTGGCGTACCAGTCGAGCGATCGCTGAACCAGTTATCACTGTCACCCAAGTAGCGGAGCAAGTTGCAAGGAAACATAATTTCGATTTGCGAGCGCCTGTCACCACTGAAGATGAAATTGGCCTACTCGCCAAATCTCTAAATCGTCTAATTGAGCGAGTATCTGAGCGAACAAAAGAACTACAACAAGCTAAAGAATTAGCCGAAGCTGCTAGCAAAGCAAAAAGCGTATTTTTAGCCAATGTCAGCCACGAATTACGCACGCCATTAAATGCTGTCATTGGCTTAAGTCAACTTCTAGAAGACGACGCTACCGATCTTGGTTTATCGGCAGACTTTATTACAGATTTAGAAACAATTAACGCTGCTGGTAAGCATCTACTGCACTTGATTAACGAAATCCTCGACTTGTCAAAAATTGAAGCGGGGAAAATGACCCTCTATCCAGAGACATTCGAGATTGCGACGCTGATTCATAATGTTGTCCTCACAGTCAAACCAGCTATAGAAAAAAATGCCAATGTTTTAGAAGTGCATTTTGATGAGCAACTTGGCATGATGTACGCCGATCAAACTAGGATGCGGCAGGTGTTGTTAAACTTACTAAGCAACGCCAGTAAGTTTACTACAAACGGTAAGGTGACGTTGACAGTCAACAGAGAAAAGGATGAATTCCGACCGGAGGCTCCTTTGGGGATGATTACTTTCACTGTTACTGACACAGGCATAGGCATGTCTCAAGGTCAACAGCAGCAGTTATTTAAACCTTTTACACAAGGAGATACCTCGACTACGAAAAAGTATGGAGGTACGGGACTGGGGTTAGCAATTAGCCGTCACTTTTGCCAGATGATGGGTGGTGAGATTATTGTCAAAAGTCAGCCGGGAGTCGGTTCTACTTTTACCATTCGTCTGCCAATGACTGTGCAGGATTAA
- a CDS encoding carbonic anhydrase: protein MERRDFLKLGMTGAFGMMLSASDLLWRVEQAKAANIPSTSSESLNPDAALQKLMEGNQRFVAHQPQYPDQSALRLQEVAQAQHPFATILSCADSRVPAEIVFDQGIGDIFDIRIAGNIATHEAIGSIEYAVVLLTSPLLMVMGHERCGAVTAAVQNESLLGDISTFVKAIKPAVEKVKSQPGDAVENAVVANVQYQIEQLERSQLLTEQVRSGKLKIVGGRYDLDTGRVTIIT, encoded by the coding sequence ATGGAACGTCGTGACTTTTTGAAGTTGGGAATGACTGGTGCGTTTGGAATGATGCTATCCGCCAGCGATTTACTTTGGCGGGTGGAACAGGCTAAAGCTGCCAACATACCCTCAACTTCCTCTGAATCCCTCAATCCCGATGCAGCATTGCAAAAGCTGATGGAGGGGAATCAGCGATTTGTTGCTCATCAACCCCAATACCCCGATCAATCTGCACTGCGGTTGCAGGAAGTTGCTCAAGCTCAACATCCATTTGCAACTATTCTTAGTTGTGCGGATTCACGAGTACCCGCAGAAATTGTTTTTGATCAGGGCATTGGAGACATTTTTGATATTCGGATTGCCGGAAATATCGCTACACATGAAGCGATCGGTAGTATTGAATATGCGGTTGTCTTGTTAACTTCTCCGCTATTGATGGTGATGGGCCATGAACGTTGCGGGGCTGTAACCGCAGCTGTCCAAAACGAATCGTTACTCGGTGATATTAGTACCTTTGTGAAGGCAATTAAGCCAGCAGTGGAAAAGGTCAAGAGTCAGCCGGGTGACGCGGTTGAGAATGCTGTGGTGGCCAATGTGCAATATCAAATTGAACAGTTGGAGCGATCGCAGCTTTTAACTGAGCAAGTGCGATCGGGCAAATTAAAAATTGTCGGAGGTCGTTACGATTTGGATACAGGGAGGGTGACTATTATTACCTAA
- a CDS encoding P-II family nitrogen regulator has protein sequence MHVVKKIEIIANSFELAKILDSLDKSGVHNHAVIRNVAGKGLLGTTEDLDMTMLDNVYILAFCMPEELKRVVENIKPLLNKFGGTCYVSDVMEVRSVRCVASM, from the coding sequence ATGCACGTAGTTAAAAAGATAGAAATTATCGCCAATTCCTTTGAGCTTGCCAAAATTTTAGATAGTTTAGACAAGTCGGGTGTACATAACCATGCCGTAATCCGAAATGTTGCTGGTAAAGGATTACTAGGAACGACAGAAGATTTAGACATGACCATGCTTGATAATGTTTACATTCTCGCGTTTTGTATGCCAGAAGAACTCAAGCGGGTTGTAGAAAATATTAAACCACTCCTTAATAAGTTTGGAGGTACTTGTTACGTTTCCGATGTGATGGAAGTTCGCTCTGTCAGATGTGTAGCGTCGATGTAA
- a CDS encoding sodium-dependent bicarbonate transport family permease: MDISLIVSNILNPPILFFFLGMTAVFVKSDLEIPAPMPKLFSLYLLFAIGFKGGVELIKSGVTQEVVLTLAAAMMMACVVPIYTFFILKWKLDTYDAAAIAATYGSISAVTFITASAFLTELGIPFDGYMVAALALMESPAIIVGLILVNIFTVDGKRDLSWPEVLQEAFLNSSVFLLVGSLLIGVLTGERGWHVLEPFTQGLFYGVLTFFLLDMGLVAARRIKDLQKTGVFLILFAILIPILNAGIGLVIAKLIGMPRGDSLLFAVLCASASYIAVPAAMRMTVPEANPSLYVSTALAVTFPFNIIVGIPLYLYGINLFWR, translated from the coding sequence ATGGATATCAGCTTAATTGTATCCAATATTTTGAATCCGCCAATCCTGTTTTTCTTTTTAGGCATGACTGCTGTTTTTGTCAAGTCTGATTTAGAAATTCCCGCACCAATGCCCAAACTCTTTTCGTTGTATCTGCTGTTTGCCATTGGTTTTAAGGGAGGTGTAGAACTAATCAAAAGCGGTGTAACTCAGGAAGTCGTTCTAACACTCGCAGCAGCAATGATGATGGCTTGTGTTGTTCCAATTTACACCTTTTTTATCTTGAAGTGGAAATTGGATACTTACGATGCGGCTGCGATCGCAGCAACCTACGGTTCTATCAGTGCCGTCACCTTCATCACGGCTAGCGCTTTTTTGACTGAGCTTGGCATTCCTTTTGATGGTTACATGGTGGCAGCCCTTGCCCTGATGGAATCCCCAGCGATTATAGTTGGTCTAATTTTGGTGAATATATTCACCGTCGATGGAAAGCGGGACTTATCGTGGCCGGAAGTTTTGCAAGAAGCATTTCTTAATAGTTCAGTTTTTCTATTAGTCGGTAGTCTCTTGATCGGTGTCTTGACAGGAGAACGCGGTTGGCACGTATTAGAACCCTTTACTCAAGGGTTGTTTTATGGCGTTCTCACCTTCTTTTTACTGGACATGGGACTAGTCGCTGCGAGAAGAATTAAAGACTTGCAAAAAACCGGAGTTTTCCTAATTTTATTTGCCATACTAATTCCTATACTCAATGCAGGCATTGGGTTGGTAATTGCCAAATTGATCGGTATGCCTCGCGGAGATTCGCTGTTATTCGCTGTATTGTGTGCCAGTGCTTCTTACATCGCTGTCCCTGCGGCTATGCGGATGACTGTTCCCGAAGCAAATCCCAGCCTGTATGTTTCAACCGCTCTAGCAGTAACATTCCCGTTCAATATTATTGTGGGAATTCCGTTATATCTCTACGGAATTAACCTATTTTGGAGGTAA
- a CDS encoding type II toxin-antitoxin system VapC family toxin: MTKVFVDTAAWIALLNVRDNLHHQASEVMDRLLRLETLLVTTEFVLLEVADALCTPVSRIQTVAFINSLRVLKSVQIIPFDQKLLDEGWMLYSQRPDKDWGLTDCISFAVMTQEGITQAFTSDRHFEQAGFTKLL, translated from the coding sequence TTGACGAAAGTTTTTGTAGATACAGCCGCCTGGATTGCCCTTCTTAATGTTAGAGATAATCTTCATCACCAGGCAAGTGAGGTAATGGATAGACTTCTGCGCTTAGAAACGCTTTTAGTGACAACAGAGTTTGTACTATTGGAGGTTGCAGATGCTCTGTGTACACCAGTCAGCCGTATTCAGACAGTTGCTTTCATCAACAGTTTGAGAGTTTTAAAAAGTGTGCAAATCATCCCTTTCGATCAAAAATTGCTGGATGAAGGTTGGATGTTATACAGCCAGCGTCCTGATAAAGATTGGGGACTAACTGACTGTATTAGCTTTGCGGTGATGACACAGGAGGGGATTACTCAAGCCTTTACATCTGACCGTCATTTTGAGCAAGCGGGATTTACTAAATTGTTGTAA